Within the Thermanaeromonas toyohensis ToBE genome, the region TATGCCTCCCGAGCTGTTCTTAAAAATTATCCAGAGCGCAGCTAAGGATGCACGCCGGAGGCTACGCCTTTTGGCCTGGCGTGGCCAACCCCCGGATCACCCTGTGCTTTTAGGGTACGAGGAATCCTGTTATTTAAAATGCTTGATCCTTCAGGTTTTGTAATCGGTTTAGTAACTGTTAGGAGGTTTATTATGTCCTTAAGCCTCCCCTCGAACTTATATCCAGCAACTTTTATCGAACGTATCAGTCGGTTTTTAGTGCGGGCGAAAATGGGAGAGCGAGAAGTTTTAGCCTTTTTAGCTGATCCAGGAAGGCTTAAGGAGCTTTTACAGCCGGGGGCTGAAATTTACTTAACCCCTAGGGCTGGCCCGGATCGGCGGACCACCTTCGATGTGGTCCTGGTGCGCTATGATAGCGTACTGGTGTCTGTGGATAGTCGACTACCCAACCGTATCTTTGCTTTAGCCGTGGAGACCGGCGAGCTTCCGGAGTTTACTGGATACAGCATAGTAAGGCCCGAGGTAAGGGTTGGTGGAAGCAGGCTAGATTTTTTGTTAGAAGGAGAGGAGCAGCTGCCCTGCTACGTAGAAGTAAAGTCTGTAACCCTGGTGGTGGAGGGTGAAGCCCGCTTCCCGGATGCTCCAACTATACGGGGTGCCCGTCACTTAGAAGAGCTGGCTAAACTTAAAGCCCAAGGATGCCGGGCAGCGGTAGTATTTCTAATCCAACGGGAGGACGCCCTTCGTTTTGCTCCCAATGAAGATACAGATCCCTGCTTTGCTGCAAGCTTAAGGCGGGTGGTCACCCAGGGGGTAGAGATAGTGGCCTACCGGTGCCGGGTGGATTTGAAGACAGTAAGGATAATGGGCCCGGTAGAGGTAACGCTTTGAGGAGGTGTGCAGTCCGGTTACTTTTGCTGAAGGTGGGTAGTAGCCCATCTTTTCAGTTCACCCAGGAGGGCTTCCCGGGTGTTAAGGGAGGGGTCTTCCAGGACCTTTTCCAGTAGGTAATTTAAGGCTTTACCCACCGCTGGGCCGGGGGAGAGGTTTAAGTGTTCCATAACGTCGTAACCATTAATGGCGAGATTTTTAAGGCTAAAGGCTAAACTTTCTTGCTGGATCTTTTTTAAGCGCTGGGAGAATTCCTCCAAGGGTGAAAGATCAGCCTGAGGATCAGTCCCTAAGATATCGGCCCGTCTCAGTTCCAGGAGATCCTCTACCGCTTCTGGGCCTACGCGGCGCAAGAAACGTCGTAGTCCGGCTGGGGTGGTGGGATAAGAAAAGAGGTGGTGGCTAATAAGGTGGAGGACTTTCTCCCTAAACTCCCGGCTAAACTTAAGACGCTCCAAAACAAGTCTTGCCAGCTCTACACTTACCTTTTCGTGCCCATAGAAATGTATATTTTTTTCTTCCTCCTTCCGGCAGGCAAACTTTCCTATATCGTGAAGCAAAGCCGTCCACCGCAAGTGGGGAGAGGGGGAAATTTCCCGGACTACCGCTAGAATATGCTCAAATACATCCAATTTATAACTTTGATTTCCCTGGATAACCCCCTGATTCCGGCTAACCTCGGGTAATATCACTTCTAGTAAGCCTACTTGTTGCATTTTTCTTAAGCACTGGTCGGGATTGGGTCCTAGTAAAATTTTGGTGAGTTCTTCCCGTATACGCTCTGCTGAAACGCGAAGGATTTTTCCCAGGCTGGAAGATATAGCTTTTAATGTGGCTTTATCCCAGTAGATTTTGGCTCCCACGGCTCCTGCGCGACTCATAAGGTAAAAAGCGCGTAACATCCTCAAAGGGTCTTCTTCAAAGCGCTCTATAGGATTGCCTACTGCTTTTATTTCTAGAAGTTTACACTTAAGCTTAGGTATGACCTGGTAAGGATCATACCATTTTTGGGCTACCGGATCGTAGGCTAGAGCATTTACAGTAAAATCGCGGCGTTTAAAATCCTCTTCTAGGGAAACCCCAAAGTTTACTTGACCAGGTTTTCTTTTTAACGTATAGTCCTTTTCCTGGCGGAAGGTGGTAATCTCCAGGGCATGACCCTCTATCATTACAGTAACGGTTCCAAATTTAAGACCAGTAGGAATAGCCCTTTCAAAAAGGCTCATTACTTCTTCTGGAAAGGCGTTAGTAGCGATATCCCAATCCTTGGCTTCAAGCCCCAGCCAATAATCTCTAAGGGCCCCACCTACCACCCAGGCGGCATAACCTTTTTCTTGTAAAGTTTTAACAGCTTGATATACAAAATTAGGAAGCATTATTTTGGTAGGCAACCTATATTCAACTCCTTAATTTATCACTTTATCTTATTATCAAGTTACATCAATTCAATTCTAGCTTACTTTGGCTTACTCCTATAACTTAAACTTTGCAGAAACACTAGGCTAAAGATAGGGCAAAAATATGATAAAATTAAGGAGGAGCAATTTTGTTAACGCCCCAATTAAATAAAAAGCAAAAATGGGGGAGTAAAGTGCCGAGACCACCTAAATGTCGGCGTGTGGCTTTCATTCCGGGTATTACCTATTTTCAACCAGCTGGTATCCCTCTAGAACAGGTAGAAGAAGTTGTCCTGGCGTTAGAAGAATTGGAAGCTATCCGCTTAAAAGATCTAGAAGGATTAGAACAAGAAGACTGCGCTGCTAGGATGCATGTTTCCCGCCCCACCTTTGCCCGGATTTTAAATGCAGCCCGGGCCAAGGTTGCGGAAGCTTTAGTTAGCGGGAAGGCTATTAAGGTAGAGGGGGGTTGCTACCAGCTGGTGGGAAGAATATGCTGTCCCCAATGTGGCAGGAGATGGGAGCCAGAAGAGGATAGCTTAGAGTTTTGTCCCCACTGTGGAAATAGGGGCTCAATAAGGGGGGCAGGAGCTCCGCGAAGGTGCCGTAGGCGGCATGGATGGCAGGAAGGGGAGGATACTTCATAAACCTTGCCAGGCCCTAAGGTAGGAATTAAAGTAGGAATCAAGAAAAGAAGTAGCGAAGTACGGGTGCCCTTAACCTTTAAAGGGTAAAGGGTTAAAAGGGAAGCCGGTGAGAATCCGGCGCGGTCCCGCCACTGTGAAGGGGAGGGCCTTACATTTAGGTCACTGGGGTTTTAAGCCCTGGGAAGACGTAAGGTTCCGGTGAACCTGAGCCAGGAAACCTGCCCGTTGACTTTTAGCTTGCCCACCTACGCGGATAGGGAGGGGAGCGGGGAAAGACATCCTCCACCAAGGTAGGTGGAGGATTTTTTTCTGCGCTTTTAAATTAGAGGGGGAGGCTTAATGGGGTTTAAAATATGCTTTTATACAGCCATTGAAGGGGAATTAGGTGTTTTAAGCCGGGCTGTCCTAAAGGTACAGCAGGATTATGGCCAGATAGTAGAAGTTAGGGCTTTTTCTCACCGGGGAGAAGGTGGAGAGTCGACCAGGCAAATTTGTCAATTAGCCTGTGGTGTTGATCTCATTATTGTGCACCTCATGGGGGGGCCAGATTCCCTGCCCGGGCTTCAAGATCTGGTACAACTAGCCAGGGGGAATAACCTTCCCTTGGCTGTAGTACCTTCCGTGGGAGACGACAGCCAACTTCTTCTTTCTTTAAGCAATATGGAACCTGAGGATTACCGCCAGGTGCGACTTTATATCGCTTATGGTGGGGAAGAAAACCTTAAAAACCTTCTTCTTTGGGCGGCTAGCCGTTATGGTGGCGTAGAAGTGGTGGCAGCCGAACCCCGTCCCCTACCGTGGGAGGGTTTTTACCATCCGGACTACCCGGATCCAGAGAGGGCGGCCGCTTACCTAAAGGAGAAACTTAAAGAAAATAGGCCAGTAATAGGGATTCTTTTCTACCAGAGTTCTTGGGTAGCGGGTAATACAGCCTTTATCGATGAACTCGTTCGGCAAATAGAAAAACGGAATGGAGTGGCTCTTCCAGTCTTCCTTTACGCCACCAGAAATGATGAATTAGGTAGCCACGGCTTGGCCTGGGTACTAGAAAATTATTTCATGCAGGACGGCCTTCCAGTAGTAGATGTAGTGGTCAATACCCTCATGTTTTCCCAGACCATGGCTACACCTACTTTTAGCCGGGTAGGAGAAAAAGGGTTATACGAGCGGCTGGGCGTGCCCCTGATTAAAGCTATCGTTTCCTTAACACCTTATGAGGAGTGGGAAAAAAGCCAGCAGGGCCTGGGTCCCCTAGACGTAGTTATTAGCGTGGCTTTACCTGAGTTTGACGGGAACCTAATCAGCGTGCCTATAGCTACCCGGGAAGAGAGCGGGGAGGATCCTTTAACTGGGGCTGTCCTTACTAGGTATGTACCCATCCCCCAGCGGATAAATAAAGTGGCCTCCCTGGCCTTGCGCTGGGCCTGGCTCCGGCGCAAACCCAACCGGGATAAAAGGGTGGCTATTATCCTCCATAATTACCCACCGCGCAACGACCGGATAGGTTGCGCCTTTGGTCTAGATACTCCAGCCAGCGTGCACCGTCTGCTGGTAGCCATGCGGGCGGCCGGTTACCGGGTGGAGGACTTACCGCCGGATGGAGCAGCCCTTATGGAGAGGATTTTGTCCGGGTTGACCAATGAGCGGGGCTGGCTGGACCCGCGAGAACTGGACCAGCGAGCAGAGGCCCGGGTGGAAGCGGAAACCTACCAGGAGTGGTTTAATAGTTTCCCGGATCCTGCCCGAAAGCGTTTAAGCCGGGATTGGGGAGAGCCGCCAGGTGAGGTTTTTACCTATCAAGGCCACCTCCTTATCCCAGGCATTCTCTTAGGAAATGTTTTTATAGGCATCCAGCCACCCCGGGGGTTTTTGGAGGACCCAGCTACCATTTATCACAGCCCGGATCTGGCTCCCCCTCACCATTACCTGGCCTATTATCGCTGGCTGCGGGACGTATTTCAGGCGGATATGGTTTTTCATATTGGGAAACACGGTTCTCTGGAATGGTTGCCAGGGAAAGGGATAGGTTTGTCTGAAGCTTGCTTCCCCGACCTAGCCATAGGCGACCTGCCCCATGTCTATCCCTATATTATCAACAACCCTGGTGAAGGTACCCAGGCTAAAAGGCGGACCCATGCTTGTATCATTGACCATCTTCCGCCTATCATGACGCGGGCTGAAACCTATGATGAATTGGCTGAAATAGAAATACTGGTAAAGGAATACCACACGGCCAAAACCTTAGATTATAGCAAGCTTCCTACCCTCCGAAACTTGATCTGGCAAAAGGTAGAAGCTGCTAAACTGGAGTATGACTTAGGCCTTAAGAGGGAAGAGGCAGAAGCTAACTGGGAAAGCTTTCTGGAACGCCTTCACTCCTACCTTTATGAGGTTAAAGATAGCCTTATCAGGGATGGTCTCCATATTCTAGGACAACCACCTCAAGGTAAGGCTCTGGTGGAAATGCTTCTTTCTTTAACGCGCTTTCCCAACGGTGAACTTCCTTCCTTACGGGAGCGACTAGCTTCTTTAAAGGGGTACGATTTTAGAAAACTTCTTGAACAGCCCGGATACTTTGACCCTCAAAAGGGACGTACTTATGCAGAGGTCCTAGACGAAATAGAGGAGCTGAGTCGGAAGTTTATTGAAGGCTTATCAGATTCCGGTTTTAATAAGGAAGCCCTCTCCCGGATTACAGAAGAGTTATTGGGTTGCCAGGATGAAGAGATAGAACGTTTAGGCATTTATATTTGTTCTAGCCTGGTGCCAGCCCTAAAAGCCACGGAGCAAGAAATCGGTAATTGTATAAGGGCTCTGGAAGGAGGCTTTATCCCTCCCGGCCCTTCCGGCGCTCCTACCCGCGGTATGGCGGATATTCTTCCTACAGGGCGCAACTTCTATTCCCTAGACCCCCAGGCCATACCCACACGTGCGGCTTGGGAAGTGGGGAAGAAGTTGGCGGAGGCCTTGCTTGAACGTTATCTAAAGGAGATGGGGGCTTACCCCCAGAGTGTAGGTATGGTCATCTGGGCCACCAGCACCATGCGTACTGGCGGTGAGGATATAGCGCAGGCCCTATATTTATTGGGGGTACGGCCGGTATGGGAGGAAAAAAGCGGGCGGATAAAGGGCCTGGCTGTTATACCCTTGGAAGAACTGGGGCGTCCGAGGGTGGATGTAGTTATACGAGCTTCTGGCCTCTTCCGGGATGCTTTCTTAAACGTTATTCATCTGCTGGACCGGGCGGTGGAGATGGTAGCCGGGCTCAATGAGCCGGAGGATATGAATTTCGTTGCCGCCCATGTACAGGCTGAAGTGGCGGCCCAAATAGCAGCTGGAGTAGAAGAAGAACGAGCGTGGGAACAGGCTCTATGGCGCATTTTTAGCGATGCTCCTGGTACCTATGGAGCGGGCGTGAGCACATTGATTGCAGCCAAAAATTGGAAAGATGTTCGAGACTTAGGGGAAGTTTATATTACCTGGGGTGGATATGCTTACAGCCGCCGTGCATATGGCCAGGAAGCTAAAGAAACTTTCCGCCGTCGCCTCATAACGGTAGAAGCCACAATAAAAAATGAGGATACGCGGGAGATCGACATGTTTGACAGCGATGACTTCTATTCTTACCATGGCGGCATGGTGGCTGCAGTCAAAGCCGTAAAAGGAGTGGCTCCTATATCCTTTAGCGGTGACAGCAGTGACCCCAGGCGGGTACGGGTGCGCACTCTAGAGGAGGAAACAAGGCATATCTTCCGTTCTCGGGTACTAAATCCCAAATGGATAGAAAGCATGAAGCGTCACGGGTACAAGGGTGCTGCGGATTTCGCTTCTTTGGTAGAAGTTTCCTTTGGTTGGGATGCTACAGCGGAAGTCTTAGATGACTGGCTTTATGAAGCCTTAGCTCAAAAGTATGCCCTGGACCCAGATATGCAAGAATGGTTTAAAAAAGTTAACCCTTGGGCGCTCCAGACCATCACGGCCCAGCTTTTGGAAGCTATCGAACGCGGAATGTGGCAGGCTCGATCTGATATGGTGACGGCCTTAAAAGAACTGTACCTGGAGATAGAAGGAGAACTAGAGGCTAAAACAGAAGGACAATCTACATTAGAGATATCCAGTTTGCCAGTAGGTACCAGTAGAGAAGGAAAATGGTAAAGAGACAAATTATTAAAGAAAAAGTTGGGGAAATGGGTATTCCATGGAAGAGATCAAATTGTTGATCTTGCGCGTTACCGATGCCTGCAATTTATACTGTAGTTACTGTTATGCCCGGGGAGGAGAAAGCAAGAAAAATATGTCCTGGGAAGTGGCTAAACAGGCCGTAGATTATGTGGCTGCTAGGGCTTCCTCATTTAAGATCCAATTTTCGGGTGGTGAACCCTTGCTCAATTTTTCCCTTATTAAAAAAATAATCTCTTATGTTAGGGAGCAAGGCCTAAAAGCTACTTTCCAGCTTCAGACCAATGGAACTTTACTTACCCCAGGCCTTGTTCGGGAGTTAAAAAGGTTGGGCCTCTCCTTAGGTGTAAGTCTTGACGGTATGCCAGAAGTAAATGATTCTTTGCGACCCTTTGTAGGAGGCCGGGGTTCTACCTTGGCTACTATTCAGGGTTTAAGAAATTTGGCTGCCGAAGGGATTAAAGTAGGCCTCACCGTTGTTTTAACCAGAAGGAGTACAGAAGAGCTTCCTAGGCTAGTGGAATTATGTGCTTATCTGGGGAATATTTATGGTTTATCCTTGGATTTAGTACGGCCGTTGGGGAGAGCCCAAGATAATGAAATTCTACCTCCCGATGAAGAACTTCTTCGTCAGAAGCTTAGGGCTACTTTAAGACGGGCGCAGGAAATAAGCTCTTTAGGTGGGCCAGTTATACGGTTCCGGGAAGTTGAACGTATAAAGTACTTGTTAACCCATGGCTATAGACGCCTATATTACTGTTATGGTACTACAGGCCAGTCCTTGGCTATACTACCTGATGGTAGTGTTTATCCTTGTGCCTCTTTGAGCGAGTTACCGGATTTTTACTTGGGTAACATTATGGACCCCCATTTTTCCCTGCTACAGGCAGTCAAGGGGAAGCCGTGGTGGCAGCGGAAGGTCGAAAATATGGAAGGCTGCCGGGACTGCCCGGATAAACTCCTTTGTGGTGGAGGGTGTCTAGCCCGCGCTTATGCTTATACTGGACGGGTGGATAGGCCTTACCGGGGAGATTGTGTATTAAGGAAGGTCTTTATAGAATGGGCCTTACTCAGTGCTCAACGGTAATGAGCCTTCTTAAGTCGTTTCGCTGGTTACCTCGAATATCTTTCTCTACTATAGATATGGACAACTTATAAACTCTACTATAGATATGGACAACTTATAAATACCCATGCTAAACTATACTCGAATAGTTGGATATTAAAATTAAATAGCCTGTAGGAGGTAACGGGTGCCCTTAACCTTTAAAGGGTAGGGGTTAAAAGGGAAGCCGGTGAGAATCCGGCGCGGTCCCGCCACTGTGAAGGGGAGGGGCCTTACATTTAGGTCACTGGGGTTTTAAGCCCTGGGAAGACGTAAGGTTCCGGTGAACCTGAGCCAGGAAACCTGCCCGTTGACCTTTAACTTACCAACCTACGCGGATAGGGAGGTGGTTATTTTATGCCCGATTCCAGTCCCCCACTCCGGGTAGGGGGACTTTTTAGTTTGGCCAATGCAAACCTGGCTTTTCTTGATGTTTAAAGGATGGGTGGCTCTAGATTTAAATCACTATTGATTAGGAGGGTTCATAGTTATGATTAATCCCTGCGGATTTAATGATAAATTTATCCGGAAGCCTAAGCCCCAATTTCCCCATAGATTAAATTTGTTTCTCCTCTCTTTCTATATTTTACTTATTACATTTTTCGCCTTAAGTTTTTTAAACGGTTGTGGAACAAAGAAAGAAGCTTCTGCTCCGGTGGAAGCGTTAAATCTTAAGTATGCCACCGGATTCAAAATAGAAAAGCTACCTGGGGGATATCAAAAGATTACTGATGGCGAAAGCCGGACTTTACTTCTAGTGCCTCAAGGGAAGAAGCCGCCGGCCGAGTATAAGGATTTGCCGGCGATATATACGCCGGTTAAGCGGGTAGCGGTGTTTTCCACTACAGATGCCGCCTTGCTTAAGGCGCTGGGGGAACTGGATAGTATTGTAGGAGTAACCAGTAAAAAGGAAGAGTGGTACATCGATAAAGTTAAAGAGGGCCTCGAACGAGGTACTATCACTTATCTTGGAAGCTCTATGGCTCCAGATTATGAAAAAATAAAGGCCTTAAAGCCGGAGGTTGTTTTTATCTACACGGGAGCTATGGGAGGTTCGGAAATTGTAAAAAAACTGGATGAGCTAGGTATACCTTATGCCGTAAACAATAGCTGGTTAGAGAAGGAGCCCCTAGGGAGGCTAGAATGGATTAAATTTATGGCTGCATTTTACAACAAGGGCCAAGAAGCCGAAAGTTATTTTGAAGATGCAGTTAAAAAGGTAGAAAGCCTAAAAGGAAAGGTTGGTTCTGGACAGCGGCCGAAGGTGGTGTGGGGAAGCATCTTCAAGGGTAAGGTATATGTACCCGCGGGTGGTTCCTATGTAGCCAGGATGATCGATTTAGCAGGGGGCGATTATGTCTTTAAAGATCTAGAAGCTGATAAGGGAGGTAGTGTCACCATTAGCCTGGAAGAATTTTATGCCCGGAGTAAGGAGGCCGATATCTTTATTTATGCTAGTAGCCCCAATTACGGAATTTCTTCCCTGGAAAAACTTGTACAGCAGGGTCCGGTGCTAGCGGATATAAAACCTGTGAAAGAAAATAAAGTTTGGGCTTTCCAGCCTTGGTACTATCAGTCCTTGGATAAAACCGCTGAGCAGATAGAGGATCTAGCCGCCATCTTACATCCTGCAAGTTTTGCTGGCTACCAGATCAAGCACTTCTTGCTGCTACCACCTAAATGAACTTAAACAAATAAATGGTAGGACTTAAGCTCATAAGCCTTTTCTTAAGGCGGGATGGCGATTGCGAAGCTTTATTAACCCATGGCTTAAATACTGGTTTATTTTTCTAGCCTTTGTGGGCCTCTTGTGCCTTATCTTTTTTTTAAATATCGCGCTGGGTTCAGTTTCTATATCCTTGGGAGAAGTGGTCCGCATCCTTGGAGAGGGGCCAACGGGAAAGGGGGTAAATACAGCCGTAATCTGGGAAATCAGGTTTCCCCGGACGCTAGGTGTTATCATTGGGGGAGCCTCCTTGGCTACCAGCGGCCTACTCCTCCAGGTATTTTTCCGCAATCCTATAGTGGAGCCCTATGTCCTAGGGGTTTCGTCTGGTGCCACCCTGATGGTAGCCTTAACTATGCTTACTAGCCTTTCCCTAGGGATGACTAGGTTTTCCCCTTTGTTTTTAAGCGGAGCAGCTTTGACGGGTGCTTTGGGGGTCATGGTGCTAGTTATGATCCTGGCTGCGCGGGTTCAAAACATAATAACCCTTTTAGTTACTGGTCTTATGATGGGCTACCTGTGTAGTGCAATAACTACCATCCTAGTTGCCCTGGCCGAAAAAGAAAGGCTACATGGTTTCGTGTTATGGACTTTGGGGAGTTTTTCGGGTTTTACTTGGCAACAGGTCTACCTTCTGGTGATGGTTGCCGTCCCTTTGTTAGCCTTTTCATTTTTTCTAGGTAAACCCTTAAATGCCTTTTTATTAGGAGAAAACTACGCCCGCAGTATGGGAGTAAGTATCAAGGCTTTACGGGTAACCATAGTAGTCTTAGCTAGCTCCCTCACAGGTGCTGTTACTGCCTTTGCTGGGCCGGTGGCCTTTATCGGCCTGGCTGTTCCCCATCTGGCCAGGCTTCTCTTAGGCAGCTCCGATAACAGAATCCTTCTCCCTGCTGTAGTTTTACTTGGCGCAGTAGTTACTAGCCTCTGTGATTTGCTGGCCAGATCAATACTTAGCCCTGTAGAATTACCCGTAAGCGCCCTGACTTCTTTTTTCGGCGCACCTCTAATAGTAAGCCTTTTGCTTAAAAGGAGGACGGCTTTATGAAGGTGCTGGAGGCTAAGGAGCTGGCTATTGGCTACAGGGATCGTAAGGTAGTGGAGGGGGTAAATTTTAAAGCCTTTAAGGGTCAGTTTATCTGCCTTTTAGGACCTAACGGGTCGGGGAAATCTACCCTCCTCCGCTGCCTGGCCGGGTTACTGGCTCCCCAGAAAGGGGCGGTCTATCTTAAAGGCCAAAGCTTATACCACTTCCTAGCTAAGGATCTGGCTAAACATATGGCCGTAGTTCTGACAGAGCGCGTATCAGTAGAATTATTGAGAGTCTTTGATCTGGTAGC harbors:
- the sfsA gene encoding DNA/RNA nuclease SfsA, encoding MSLSLPSNLYPATFIERISRFLVRAKMGEREVLAFLADPGRLKELLQPGAEIYLTPRAGPDRRTTFDVVLVRYDSVLVSVDSRLPNRIFALAVETGELPEFTGYSIVRPEVRVGGSRLDFLLEGEEQLPCYVEVKSVTLVVEGEARFPDAPTIRGARHLEELAKLKAQGCRAAVVFLIQREDALRFAPNEDTDPCFAASLRRVVTQGVEIVAYRCRVDLKTVRIMGPVEVTL
- a CDS encoding CCA tRNA nucleotidyltransferase, whose amino-acid sequence is MPTKIMLPNFVYQAVKTLQEKGYAAWVVGGALRDYWLGLEAKDWDIATNAFPEEVMSLFERAIPTGLKFGTVTVMIEGHALEITTFRQEKDYTLKRKPGQVNFGVSLEEDFKRRDFTVNALAYDPVAQKWYDPYQVIPKLKCKLLEIKAVGNPIERFEEDPLRMLRAFYLMSRAGAVGAKIYWDKATLKAISSSLGKILRVSAERIREELTKILLGPNPDQCLRKMQQVGLLEVILPEVSRNQGVIQGNQSYKLDVFEHILAVVREISPSPHLRWTALLHDIGKFACRKEEEKNIHFYGHEKVSVELARLVLERLKFSREFREKVLHLISHHLFSYPTTPAGLRRFLRRVGPEAVEDLLELRRADILGTDPQADLSPLEEFSQRLKKIQQESLAFSLKNLAINGYDVMEHLNLSPGPAVGKALNYLLEKVLEDPSLNTREALLGELKRWATTHLQQK
- a CDS encoding DUF134 domain-containing protein codes for the protein MPRPPKCRRVAFIPGITYFQPAGIPLEQVEEVVLALEELEAIRLKDLEGLEQEDCAARMHVSRPTFARILNAARAKVAEALVSGKAIKVEGGCYQLVGRICCPQCGRRWEPEEDSLEFCPHCGNRGSIRGAGAPRRCRRRHGWQEGEDTS
- the cobN gene encoding cobaltochelatase subunit CobN gives rise to the protein MGFKICFYTAIEGELGVLSRAVLKVQQDYGQIVEVRAFSHRGEGGESTRQICQLACGVDLIIVHLMGGPDSLPGLQDLVQLARGNNLPLAVVPSVGDDSQLLLSLSNMEPEDYRQVRLYIAYGGEENLKNLLLWAASRYGGVEVVAAEPRPLPWEGFYHPDYPDPERAAAYLKEKLKENRPVIGILFYQSSWVAGNTAFIDELVRQIEKRNGVALPVFLYATRNDELGSHGLAWVLENYFMQDGLPVVDVVVNTLMFSQTMATPTFSRVGEKGLYERLGVPLIKAIVSLTPYEEWEKSQQGLGPLDVVISVALPEFDGNLISVPIATREESGEDPLTGAVLTRYVPIPQRINKVASLALRWAWLRRKPNRDKRVAIILHNYPPRNDRIGCAFGLDTPASVHRLLVAMRAAGYRVEDLPPDGAALMERILSGLTNERGWLDPRELDQRAEARVEAETYQEWFNSFPDPARKRLSRDWGEPPGEVFTYQGHLLIPGILLGNVFIGIQPPRGFLEDPATIYHSPDLAPPHHYLAYYRWLRDVFQADMVFHIGKHGSLEWLPGKGIGLSEACFPDLAIGDLPHVYPYIINNPGEGTQAKRRTHACIIDHLPPIMTRAETYDELAEIEILVKEYHTAKTLDYSKLPTLRNLIWQKVEAAKLEYDLGLKREEAEANWESFLERLHSYLYEVKDSLIRDGLHILGQPPQGKALVEMLLSLTRFPNGELPSLRERLASLKGYDFRKLLEQPGYFDPQKGRTYAEVLDEIEELSRKFIEGLSDSGFNKEALSRITEELLGCQDEEIERLGIYICSSLVPALKATEQEIGNCIRALEGGFIPPGPSGAPTRGMADILPTGRNFYSLDPQAIPTRAAWEVGKKLAEALLERYLKEMGAYPQSVGMVIWATSTMRTGGEDIAQALYLLGVRPVWEEKSGRIKGLAVIPLEELGRPRVDVVIRASGLFRDAFLNVIHLLDRAVEMVAGLNEPEDMNFVAAHVQAEVAAQIAAGVEEERAWEQALWRIFSDAPGTYGAGVSTLIAAKNWKDVRDLGEVYITWGGYAYSRRAYGQEAKETFRRRLITVEATIKNEDTREIDMFDSDDFYSYHGGMVAAVKAVKGVAPISFSGDSSDPRRVRVRTLEEETRHIFRSRVLNPKWIESMKRHGYKGAADFASLVEVSFGWDATAEVLDDWLYEALAQKYALDPDMQEWFKKVNPWALQTITAQLLEAIERGMWQARSDMVTALKELYLEIEGELEAKTEGQSTLEISSLPVGTSREGKW
- a CDS encoding radical SAM/SPASM domain-containing protein, with amino-acid sequence MEEIKLLILRVTDACNLYCSYCYARGGESKKNMSWEVAKQAVDYVAARASSFKIQFSGGEPLLNFSLIKKIISYVREQGLKATFQLQTNGTLLTPGLVRELKRLGLSLGVSLDGMPEVNDSLRPFVGGRGSTLATIQGLRNLAAEGIKVGLTVVLTRRSTEELPRLVELCAYLGNIYGLSLDLVRPLGRAQDNEILPPDEELLRQKLRATLRRAQEISSLGGPVIRFREVERIKYLLTHGYRRLYYCYGTTGQSLAILPDGSVYPCASLSELPDFYLGNIMDPHFSLLQAVKGKPWWQRKVENMEGCRDCPDKLLCGGGCLARAYAYTGRVDRPYRGDCVLRKVFIEWALLSAQR
- a CDS encoding ABC transporter substrate-binding protein, with product MINPCGFNDKFIRKPKPQFPHRLNLFLLSFYILLITFFALSFLNGCGTKKEASAPVEALNLKYATGFKIEKLPGGYQKITDGESRTLLLVPQGKKPPAEYKDLPAIYTPVKRVAVFSTTDAALLKALGELDSIVGVTSKKEEWYIDKVKEGLERGTITYLGSSMAPDYEKIKALKPEVVFIYTGAMGGSEIVKKLDELGIPYAVNNSWLEKEPLGRLEWIKFMAAFYNKGQEAESYFEDAVKKVESLKGKVGSGQRPKVVWGSIFKGKVYVPAGGSYVARMIDLAGGDYVFKDLEADKGGSVTISLEEFYARSKEADIFIYASSPNYGISSLEKLVQQGPVLADIKPVKENKVWAFQPWYYQSLDKTAEQIEDLAAILHPASFAGYQIKHFLLLPPK
- a CDS encoding FecCD family ABC transporter permease; the protein is MRSFINPWLKYWFIFLAFVGLLCLIFFLNIALGSVSISLGEVVRILGEGPTGKGVNTAVIWEIRFPRTLGVIIGGASLATSGLLLQVFFRNPIVEPYVLGVSSGATLMVALTMLTSLSLGMTRFSPLFLSGAALTGALGVMVLVMILAARVQNIITLLVTGLMMGYLCSAITTILVALAEKERLHGFVLWTLGSFSGFTWQQVYLLVMVAVPLLAFSFFLGKPLNAFLLGENYARSMGVSIKALRVTIVVLASSLTGAVTAFAGPVAFIGLAVPHLARLLLGSSDNRILLPAVVLLGAVVTSLCDLLARSILSPVELPVSALTSFFGAPLIVSLLLKRRTAL